One genomic segment of Chromatiaceae bacterium includes these proteins:
- the mfd gene encoding transcription-repair coupling factor has protein sequence MGHDVHPPHLHRRVVRQSRPRQPLRPAVSSTAPPLPTRPENLVHWGRCAGAGAGYAIARAVTDATRPLLVITADVQAANRLSEEIRFFLDDPATEVLGFPDWETLPYDVFSPLPELVSQRLRTLHRLRALQKGIVLVPVATLLQRLLPPAFLDANSLLLTTGEELELDAFRHRLEASGYQCVSQVMSHGEFAVRGSLIDLFPMGSEQPFRVDLFDREIDSIRIFDPETQRTSEKIDRIELLPAREFPLDEAGIAHFRKAYRERIEGDPQRSLIYRGTSEGMPPGGIEYYLPLFFEQTATLFDYLPPDSIVLSERGLTDQAANYFASVGERYEQRRYDIERPLLPPAALYLESHELAERVAAHPRVVMHPASAGDAHSAGETADLASAPVPPVGIQAKAANPALLLHGAMQSTRARTLFVAETPGRREALLDTLRGFGIHPEYSESWHDFAAGTASPCITVAPIENGVWLSDAGLLLIPEALLLGERVKQRRRRKGQDADQIVRNLAELTIGAAVVHEEHGVGRFLGLQTLEVSGQKTEFLTLEYARGDKLYVPVASLHLISRYTGASPETAPLHRLGSDQWEKARQRAAEKVRDVAAELLDIYARREARQGTALPTPHDEYRKFAADFEFEETPDQQDAIDAIVTDMTSPRPMDRVVCGDVGFGKTEVAMRAAFIAANAGKQVAVLVPTTLLAQQHFQNFSDRFADWPIKVESLSRFRSAKETTQLLKGLADGRVDIVVGTHKLLSEGVRFKDLGLVIVDEEHRFGVRHKERLKALRAEVDILTLTATPIPRTLNMAMSGLRDLSIIATPPAARHPIKTFVSQWNDPLIREACQREINRGGQVYLLHNEVSTIEKAAKQIAELVPGARVEFAHGQMRERELERIMRDFYHQRFNILVCTTIVESGIDVPSANTIIIDRADKLGLAQLHQLRGRVGRSHHRAYAYLITPPPKAITADARKRLEAIESLEELGAGFTLATHDLEIRGAGELLGEEQSGQIHEIGFTMYTEMLERAVQAIRAGRQPELDRPLDHGTEVDLHIPALLPDDYLPDVHVRLIQYKRIASADSADELRDLKVEMIDRFGLLPEPARNLFDVTELKLYAQPYGIRKIEAGPAGGRILFEAEPKIDPMRLITLIQTQPKAFKLDGAERLKFFADLDDPATRVPSVKAMLDQVLGIQ, from the coding sequence ATGGGGCACGATGTACATCCACCCCACCTCCACCGCCGGGTTGTGCGACAATCTCGCCCCCGCCAGCCGTTACGACCAGCCGTGAGTTCTACCGCACCGCCGCTTCCCACTCGCCCGGAAAACCTCGTTCACTGGGGACGTTGTGCCGGCGCCGGCGCAGGGTATGCAATAGCCCGTGCGGTCACCGATGCCACCAGGCCGCTGTTGGTCATCACGGCCGATGTCCAGGCCGCGAACCGCCTCAGCGAGGAGATCCGCTTCTTTCTCGACGATCCGGCCACCGAGGTACTCGGGTTTCCCGACTGGGAGACCCTCCCCTACGACGTGTTCTCTCCGCTGCCCGAACTGGTGTCGCAGCGTTTGCGTACGCTGCACCGTCTGCGCGCCCTGCAGAAGGGCATCGTCCTGGTACCGGTCGCCACGCTGCTGCAGCGGTTGCTCCCGCCGGCCTTTCTCGACGCCAACAGCCTGCTGTTGACGACTGGCGAGGAGCTCGAACTGGATGCGTTCCGGCATCGGCTCGAGGCCAGCGGCTACCAATGCGTATCCCAGGTGATGTCGCACGGCGAATTTGCCGTCCGCGGTTCGCTGATCGACCTGTTCCCGATGGGCAGCGAGCAGCCGTTCCGCGTCGACCTGTTCGACCGCGAGATCGATTCGATCCGCATCTTTGACCCGGAAACGCAGCGGACCAGTGAAAAGATCGATCGCATCGAGCTGCTACCGGCGCGTGAATTCCCGCTCGACGAGGCCGGCATCGCACATTTCCGCAAGGCATACCGGGAACGTATCGAGGGCGATCCGCAACGCAGCCTGATCTATCGCGGCACCAGCGAAGGCATGCCACCGGGAGGGATCGAGTACTACCTGCCGCTGTTCTTCGAACAGACTGCGACGCTGTTCGATTACCTGCCGCCGGACAGCATCGTGCTGTCGGAGCGTGGCCTGACCGACCAGGCCGCGAATTACTTCGCCTCGGTCGGCGAGCGTTACGAGCAGCGGCGATACGACATCGAGCGTCCCCTGCTGCCACCTGCAGCGCTGTATCTGGAAAGCCACGAACTCGCCGAGCGTGTCGCGGCCCACCCGCGCGTGGTCATGCATCCGGCGAGTGCCGGGGACGCACATTCCGCCGGCGAGACAGCGGACCTCGCAAGCGCGCCGGTCCCGCCGGTCGGTATCCAGGCCAAGGCCGCGAACCCGGCCCTGCTGCTGCACGGCGCGATGCAATCGACCCGCGCGCGCACGCTGTTCGTCGCGGAGACACCGGGGCGCCGCGAGGCGCTGCTCGATACGCTGCGTGGCTTCGGCATCCACCCGGAGTACAGCGAGAGCTGGCACGACTTCGCCGCGGGCACCGCATCACCATGCATTACCGTCGCGCCGATCGAAAACGGTGTCTGGCTGTCCGACGCGGGACTGCTGTTGATCCCCGAGGCGCTGCTGCTTGGCGAACGCGTCAAACAGCGCCGGCGGCGCAAAGGACAGGACGCCGACCAGATCGTGCGCAATCTCGCCGAGCTGACGATCGGCGCAGCGGTCGTGCACGAAGAACACGGGGTCGGGCGCTTTCTCGGCCTGCAGACGCTCGAGGTATCGGGCCAGAAGACCGAGTTCCTGACCCTCGAATATGCGCGCGGCGACAAGCTGTATGTCCCGGTTGCCTCGCTTCACCTGATCAGTCGCTACACCGGGGCGTCACCGGAAACCGCGCCGCTGCACCGGCTGGGCAGCGACCAATGGGAAAAGGCGCGGCAGCGCGCAGCCGAGAAGGTCCGCGACGTCGCCGCCGAGCTGCTCGACATCTACGCGCGACGCGAGGCCCGCCAGGGCACCGCCCTGCCCACACCGCACGACGAATACCGCAAGTTCGCCGCCGATTTCGAATTCGAGGAAACCCCCGACCAGCAGGACGCGATAGACGCGATCGTCACCGACATGACCTCACCACGCCCGATGGATCGCGTCGTATGCGGCGACGTCGGTTTCGGCAAGACCGAGGTGGCGATGCGTGCCGCGTTCATTGCCGCGAATGCGGGCAAGCAGGTTGCCGTGCTGGTACCGACCACGCTGCTCGCCCAGCAGCACTTCCAGAATTTCTCCGACCGGTTCGCCGACTGGCCGATCAAGGTCGAGAGCCTGTCGCGATTCCGCTCGGCGAAGGAAACCACGCAGTTGCTCAAGGGACTTGCAGACGGCCGCGTGGATATCGTGGTCGGCACACACAAGCTGCTCAGCGAGGGCGTTCGGTTCAAGGACCTCGGCCTGGTCATCGTCGACGAAGAACATCGTTTCGGCGTGCGGCACAAGGAACGCCTCAAGGCGCTGCGTGCCGAGGTCGACATCCTGACGCTGACCGCCACACCGATCCCGCGTACGTTGAACATGGCGATGTCGGGACTGCGCGACCTGTCGATCATCGCTACGCCGCCGGCCGCCCGCCACCCGATCAAGACCTTTGTCAGCCAATGGAACGACCCGCTGATCCGCGAAGCCTGCCAGCGCGAGATCAACCGCGGTGGTCAGGTCTACCTGCTGCACAACGAAGTGTCGACAATCGAAAAGGCGGCAAAACAGATCGCGGAGCTGGTTCCCGGTGCACGGGTCGAGTTCGCGCACGGACAGATGCGCGAGCGCGAGCTCGAACGCATCATGCGTGATTTCTACCATCAACGCTTCAATATCCTGGTCTGCACGACCATCGTCGAGAGCGGGATCGACGTGCCGAGTGCCAATACGATCATCATCGATCGTGCGGACAAGCTCGGCCTCGCCCAGTTGCACCAGCTGCGTGGCAGGGTCGGCCGCTCGCATCACCGCGCCTACGCCTACCTGATCACGCCGCCGCCGAAGGCCATCACCGCGGACGCGCGCAAGCGCCTCGAGGCGATCGAGTCGCTCGAGGAGCTCGGCGCGGGATTTACGCTCGCGACCCACGATCTCGAGATCCGCGGCGCCGGCGAGTTGCTGGGCGAAGAGCAGAGCGGGCAGATCCACGAAATCGGTTTCACGATGTACACGGAGATGCTGGAGCGCGCAGTCCAGGCGATCCGCGCCGGTCGTCAGCCCGAGCTCGATCGCCCGCTGGATCACGGTACCGAGGTCGATCTGCACATACCGGCGTTGTTGCCGGACGACTACCTGCCCGATGTCCATGTTCGCCTGATCCAGTACAAGCGCATCGCCTCGGCGGATTCGGCCGATGAACTGCGCGATCTGAAGGTCGAGATGATCGACCGCTTCGGGCTGCTGCCCGAACCCGCACGCAATCTTTTCGACGTCACGGAGCTCAAGCTGTATGCGCAGCCTTACGGCATCCGCAAGATCGAGGCCGGGCCGGCGGGCGGGCGGATCCTGTTCGAAGCCGAACCCAAGATCGACCCGATGCGCCTGATCACGCTGATTCAGACACAACCCAAGGCATTCAAACTGGACGGTGCGGAACGACTCAAGTTCTTTGCCGATCTGGACGACCCTGCAACCCGGGTGCCCTCGGTCAAGGCAATGCTTGACCAAGTGCTCGGTATCCAGTGA
- a CDS encoding NYN domain-containing protein, producing MTGKPDTQNMAVFCDFENVALGVEDAKYAAFDIQKVLERLLLKGNIVVKKAYCDWERYKRFKAVMHEAAFELIEIPHVRQSGKNSADIRMVVDALDLCYTKSHVDTFVVISGDSDFSPLVSKLRENNKIVIGVGVKQSSSDLLIANCDEFIYYDDLVREDEKQRKARRRAAAKKAVSKKSGAAKASTEGAELEQKQQTAVDLVIETVEDLFEERGEEDKVWGSMVKQALKRRKPGFNETYHGFRTFGKLLEEAQARGLLELEHDEKSGGYIIKSYAHDD from the coding sequence ATGACAGGGAAACCAGACACCCAGAACATGGCCGTCTTCTGTGACTTCGAGAACGTTGCGCTCGGCGTCGAGGACGCGAAGTATGCCGCCTTCGATATTCAGAAAGTGCTGGAGAGGCTGCTGCTGAAAGGCAATATCGTCGTCAAAAAGGCCTACTGCGACTGGGAGCGCTACAAGCGATTCAAGGCCGTGATGCACGAGGCCGCATTCGAATTGATAGAGATCCCGCACGTCCGCCAGTCCGGCAAGAATTCCGCCGATATCCGGATGGTCGTCGATGCCCTCGACCTGTGCTATACGAAGTCGCATGTCGATACCTTTGTGGTCATCAGCGGCGACTCCGATTTTTCGCCCCTGGTCAGCAAGCTCCGTGAGAACAACAAGATCGTGATCGGCGTCGGGGTCAAACAGTCGTCGTCGGACCTGTTGATCGCCAATTGCGACGAGTTCATCTACTACGACGACCTGGTGCGCGAAGACGAAAAACAGCGCAAGGCGCGGCGCCGAGCCGCTGCCAAGAAGGCGGTATCAAAGAAATCGGGTGCCGCCAAGGCGTCCACCGAAGGTGCGGAGCTGGAACAGAAACAGCAGACCGCCGTGGACCTGGTGATCGAAACCGTCGAAGACCTGTTCGAGGAACGCGGTGAAGAAGACAAGGTCTGGGGCTCGATGGTCAAACAGGCCCTGAAGCGCCGCAAACCGGGGTTCAACGAGACCTATCACGGCTTCCGCACATTCGGCAAACTGCTCGAGGAAGCCCAGGCGCGCGGTCTCCTGGAACTCGAACATGACGAGAAATCCGGAGGCTACATCATCAAGTCGTATGCCCACGATGACTGA
- a CDS encoding OsmC family protein has product MEIKVTLEGGKRVSTQIGDHLIMTDQPAKHGGDDGAPAPYDLFLASIGTCAGFYVQSYCQSKGIDSSGIDITLVARRDPKNQKITGFVTTIHVPEDLPEKFYPALERAAAQCAVKKTIMSNPEFIVETAIRPT; this is encoded by the coding sequence ATGGAGATCAAGGTTACGTTGGAAGGCGGCAAACGGGTTTCCACGCAGATCGGTGATCACCTGATCATGACCGACCAGCCGGCAAAGCACGGTGGCGATGACGGAGCGCCGGCCCCCTACGACCTGTTCCTCGCGTCGATCGGTACCTGCGCCGGCTTCTACGTCCAGTCCTATTGTCAAAGCAAGGGCATCGACAGTTCGGGCATCGACATCACCCTGGTGGCCAGGCGAGACCCGAAAAATCAGAAAATCACCGGCTTTGTGACAACGATTCACGTACCCGAGGATCTGCCGGAGAAGTTTTATCCGGCACTGGAAAGGGCCGCGGCTCAGTGCGCGGTCAAAAAGACCATCATGAGCAACCCCGAATTCATCGTCGAGACTGCGATTCGACCGACCTGA
- a CDS encoding glutamine--tRNA ligase/YqeY domain fusion protein produces the protein MSGESGNAPTNFIRQIIDKDLASGKHQRIHTRFPPEPNGYLHIGHAKSIVLNFGIAQDYPGTCNLRFDDTNPAKEEEEFVAAIKEDVRWLGYDWTELRFASDYFEQLYEHAVQLIKSGKAFVCDLTAEEVKETRGTLTEPGRESPFRNRPIEENLDLFQRMRAGEFPDGSRTLRARIDMASPNINLRDPALYRIRHGLIHHQTGDEWCIYPMYDYTHPISDAIEGITHSLCTLEFEDHRPLYDWVLDNIVIDCHPRQIEFSRLNLEYTVMSKRRLTQLVQEKRVAGWDDPRMPTIAGLRRRGYTPESIRSFCEAIGVTKSEGTVEMGVLENSIRGHLDAMAPRRMAVLDPLKLVITNYPGDGSELLQASNHPKDESMGTRELAFTREVFIDRADFREEANKKYKRLVLGGEVRLRNAYVIRCDEAIKDDAGNIIELRCTYDPETLGHNPEGRKVRGVIHWVSASQGVRAEIRLYDRLFSIAEPGKDHDFHKDINPDSLRVLRECVVEPALAHVASDERFQFEREGYFCLDSKDSAPGRLVFNRIVSLRDSWSKIDAG, from the coding sequence ATGAGCGGCGAATCCGGTAACGCTCCGACCAACTTCATTCGTCAGATCATCGACAAGGACCTGGCCAGCGGGAAACACCAGCGCATCCATACCCGCTTTCCACCGGAACCGAACGGTTACCTGCATATCGGGCACGCCAAGTCGATCGTGCTCAACTTCGGCATAGCGCAGGACTACCCGGGCACCTGCAACCTGCGTTTCGACGATACCAACCCCGCCAAAGAGGAAGAGGAATTCGTCGCGGCCATCAAGGAAGACGTCCGGTGGCTGGGTTACGACTGGACCGAGTTGCGTTTTGCGTCGGATTATTTCGAACAGCTCTACGAACACGCTGTCCAGTTGATCAAGTCAGGCAAGGCATTCGTCTGCGACTTGACGGCGGAGGAGGTGAAGGAGACCCGCGGCACCTTGACCGAGCCGGGCCGGGAGAGTCCTTTCCGCAATCGACCGATCGAGGAAAACCTCGATCTGTTCCAACGCATGCGGGCAGGCGAGTTTCCGGACGGCAGTCGGACCCTGCGGGCGCGCATCGACATGGCATCGCCGAACATCAACTTGCGCGACCCGGCCCTTTACCGCATCCGGCATGGCCTGATCCATCATCAGACCGGCGACGAGTGGTGTATCTACCCGATGTACGACTACACGCATCCGATCTCGGACGCGATAGAGGGCATCACGCACTCGCTGTGTACGCTGGAGTTCGAGGATCATCGACCTTTGTACGACTGGGTGCTCGACAACATCGTCATCGATTGTCATCCGCGCCAGATCGAGTTTTCGCGCCTGAATCTCGAGTACACCGTGATGAGCAAGCGCCGGCTCACTCAACTCGTACAGGAGAAGCGCGTCGCGGGTTGGGACGATCCACGTATGCCGACGATCGCAGGATTGCGCAGACGTGGCTATACACCGGAGTCGATTCGGAGCTTCTGCGAGGCGATCGGGGTCACGAAATCGGAAGGCACGGTGGAGATGGGTGTGCTGGAGAACAGCATACGGGGGCATCTCGACGCGATGGCGCCACGTCGCATGGCGGTGCTCGACCCGCTCAAGCTCGTGATCACCAATTATCCCGGGGATGGCAGTGAGTTGCTGCAGGCCAGCAATCATCCGAAGGACGAATCGATGGGCACCCGTGAACTGGCATTCACACGCGAGGTGTTCATTGACCGTGCCGATTTCCGCGAAGAGGCCAACAAGAAATACAAGCGCCTGGTGCTCGGTGGGGAGGTCCGGCTGCGCAATGCCTACGTGATCCGCTGCGACGAAGCGATCAAGGACGATGCTGGCAACATCATCGAGTTGCGATGCACCTACGATCCGGAAACCCTGGGTCACAACCCGGAAGGGCGCAAGGTGCGCGGCGTCATTCACTGGGTCTCGGCAAGCCAGGGCGTGCGTGCCGAGATACGCCTGTACGACCGATTGTTCAGCATTGCCGAACCCGGCAAGGATCACGATTTCCACAAGGACATCAACCCGGATTCGCTGCGCGTGCTCCGCGAGTGTGTCGTGGAGCCGGCGCTGGCGCATGTGGCGAGTGACGAACGTTTTCAGTTCGAGCGCGAAGGCTATTTCTGCCTGGACAGCAAGGACAGTGCACCGGGGCGTCTCGTGTTCAATCGCATCGTGTCGCTCCGCGACTCCTGGAGCAAGATCGATGCGGGCTGA
- the gltX gene encoding glutamate--tRNA ligase, giving the protein MSIKTRFAPSPTGYLHVGGARTALFSWLFARRHGGRFVLRIEDTDLERSTQESVNAILEGMTWLGLEYDEGPFYQTHRFERYNEVIGLLLDKGLAYRCNCSKERLETLREQQMARKEKPRYDGHCRDRHVSSDLPHVIRFRNPVDGQVVLDDLIRGRVAVSNGELDDLVIRRSDGSPTYNLSVVVDDHDMGITHVIRGDDHINNTPRQINMLRALGWEVPHYGHVPMILGDDGARLSKRHGAVSVMQYLRDGYLPEALLNYLVRLGWSHGDQEIFSLDEMIQLFDLSGVNRSPATFNTEKLRWLNQQYLKDADPARIAHLLSAHLGDLGIDPATGPDLLAVIEAQRERASTLVELAAISAFYYRDFEVIDEKAAAKAFKADADKALDQVRDNLAAVVDWERAPIHAAVEAAVAELGVGFGKVAMPLRVAVTGGAPSPDLDLTLHLVGRTATVRRIDKAIERIRCTR; this is encoded by the coding sequence ATGTCGATCAAGACCCGCTTCGCACCCAGCCCGACGGGCTACCTGCACGTCGGCGGTGCCCGTACCGCATTGTTTTCGTGGCTGTTCGCGCGCAGACATGGCGGCCGTTTCGTACTGCGTATCGAGGATACCGACCTCGAACGCTCGACCCAGGAATCGGTCAACGCGATCCTCGAAGGAATGACCTGGCTCGGACTGGAATACGACGAGGGCCCGTTTTACCAGACCCACCGGTTCGAGCGTTACAACGAGGTGATCGGTCTGTTGCTCGACAAGGGGCTGGCCTACCGCTGCAACTGCAGCAAGGAACGCCTGGAGACCCTGCGTGAGCAGCAGATGGCGCGCAAGGAGAAACCGCGATATGACGGCCACTGCCGCGACCGCCATGTCTCGTCGGATCTGCCGCACGTGATCCGGTTTCGCAATCCGGTGGACGGCCAGGTCGTGCTCGACGACCTGATCAGGGGCCGGGTCGCGGTCAGCAACGGCGAACTGGACGATCTGGTGATCCGCCGCAGCGATGGCTCGCCGACATACAACCTTTCGGTCGTGGTCGACGATCACGACATGGGCATCACGCATGTGATTCGCGGCGATGATCACATCAACAACACGCCGCGCCAGATCAACATGCTGCGAGCGCTCGGATGGGAGGTCCCACACTACGGCCACGTCCCGATGATCCTCGGTGACGACGGCGCACGCCTCTCCAAGCGGCACGGTGCGGTCAGCGTGATGCAGTATCTGCGTGACGGCTATCTGCCCGAAGCGCTGCTGAACTACCTGGTGCGTCTGGGTTGGTCGCATGGCGATCAGGAGATCTTTTCGCTCGACGAAATGATCCAGCTGTTCGACCTCAGTGGCGTCAACCGCTCACCGGCGACCTTCAACACCGAAAAGCTGCGCTGGTTGAACCAGCAGTACCTGAAGGACGCCGATCCGGCACGTATCGCGCACCTGTTGTCTGCGCACCTCGGCGACCTCGGTATCGACCCGGCGACCGGCCCGGATCTGCTGGCGGTCATCGAGGCGCAACGTGAACGCGCCAGCACGCTGGTCGAGCTGGCCGCGATATCGGCGTTCTACTACCGTGATTTCGAGGTCATCGACGAGAAGGCGGCGGCCAAGGCATTCAAGGCGGATGCCGACAAGGCGCTCGACCAGGTGCGTGACAACCTCGCAGCGGTCGTGGATTGGGAGCGCGCGCCGATTCACGCGGCGGTCGAGGCCGCGGTTGCCGAGCTCGGTGTGGGTTTTGGCAAGGTTGCGATGCCGCTGCGGGTCGCCGTCACCGGTGGCGCGCCGTCGCCGGATCTCGATCTGACCCTGCACCTGGTCGGGCGCACCGCGACCGTCCGGCGCATCGACAAGGCGATCGAACGTATTCGATGCACACGCTGA
- a CDS encoding VPLPA-CTERM sorting domain-containing protein encodes MKRLVVLIALACISFGAFAVPVTEDFESDTVGATTFSQGGFDFSVTGDWVVEGFGNFGAGNSANWLGTGSFDGGTVASTGLIQIDTADAYFQITSFDGWTSANDGSNETAGTVEFTGIEYLTGVSYSAVIQISPTGAGGLDWDFGLTFAGTALEGKNLVSLEADLSANSLDYLALDNIAFEIGREPPDGGDVPVPASLFLLAAGMVGFQAARRRSNR; translated from the coding sequence ATGAAAAGACTCGTTGTGTTGATCGCTCTTGCGTGCATATCGTTTGGGGCATTCGCTGTACCAGTGACCGAAGATTTCGAATCGGACACCGTCGGGGCCACCACGTTTTCGCAGGGCGGATTTGACTTTTCCGTCACCGGCGACTGGGTGGTGGAAGGCTTTGGCAATTTCGGAGCGGGTAATTCCGCCAACTGGCTAGGCACGGGTTCTTTCGACGGCGGCACCGTCGCCAGTACCGGTCTCATTCAGATTGACACTGCCGACGCTTATTTCCAGATCACAAGCTTCGACGGTTGGACCTCTGCAAACGACGGCTCCAACGAAACCGCTGGAACCGTGGAGTTCACTGGCATTGAGTATCTTACGGGTGTCAGTTATTCCGCTGTCATACAAATTTCTCCCACGGGGGCCGGTGGTCTAGATTGGGATTTCGGTCTGACATTTGCCGGCACCGCGCTGGAAGGTAAAAACCTCGTCTCCCTTGAGGCGGATTTGTCCGCCAATTCGCTAGATTACCTTGCGTTGGACAACATCGCGTTCGAGATCGGTAGGGAGCCGCCGGACGGCGGTGATGTACCTGTGCCGGCTAGCCTGTTTTTGCTCGCTGCAGGAATGGTGGGGTTCCAAGCGGCCAGGCGACGTAGCAATCGCTGA
- a CDS encoding PEP-CTERM sorting domain-containing protein, with amino-acid sequence MNSAVTRFAVGFGTLLFAASANAYFVRPVVTFGSGTLIDGLIVDGATQNDVGFNDAARQARSDVNLATGEMKLFAAASGPSTSASGQGIMGDTVTFVNGMGTDAYFSFGLDAVLDVDVTIDTLDSPLFSWRVTVGVFERGLVDYTDWFGRSGEALLFETATDSISDPMADIVGMPINAFVDGTLILPTNRETYDVFYQASLFGGSGSLGQIASFVFDGENTATAGVDVAQGVEVYSGSGVFLGFGADPNAVPVPATIALLSAGWIGFSRRRKRTIAN; translated from the coding sequence ATGAATAGTGCCGTGACCCGTTTCGCCGTTGGTTTTGGAACCTTGTTGTTCGCTGCAAGCGCGAACGCATACTTCGTCCGCCCTGTTGTCACGTTCGGCTCTGGAACTCTAATCGACGGACTCATTGTAGACGGGGCCACACAAAACGACGTGGGCTTTAACGATGCCGCCCGACAAGCACGCTCCGACGTCAATCTGGCGACCGGAGAGATGAAGCTGTTTGCTGCGGCCAGCGGACCGAGCACTTCTGCGTCAGGCCAAGGAATCATGGGCGATACTGTGACGTTCGTAAACGGCATGGGAACAGATGCCTACTTTTCGTTTGGCCTTGATGCCGTTTTGGATGTTGATGTGACAATCGACACGCTCGATTCGCCGCTGTTCTCATGGCGGGTGACCGTCGGCGTATTCGAACGAGGGCTTGTCGACTACACCGACTGGTTCGGCAGATCTGGCGAAGCCCTGTTGTTTGAAACAGCTACAGACTCCATAAGCGATCCAATGGCCGACATCGTCGGGATGCCGATAAACGCTTTTGTGGACGGCACATTGATACTCCCGACGAATCGCGAAACCTATGACGTGTTTTACCAAGCGTCGCTGTTTGGCGGTTCCGGTTCTCTCGGGCAGATCGCATCTTTCGTGTTCGATGGAGAAAACACGGCTACAGCCGGCGTAGACGTAGCCCAGGGCGTAGAGGTCTATTCTGGCTCCGGTGTATTTCTGGGTTTTGGTGCCGATCCCAATGCGGTCCCAGTCCCCGCTACGATCGCGTTGCTTTCTGCAGGGTGGATCGGTTTCAGCAGAAGACGGAAGCGTACGATCGCCAACTAA
- a CDS encoding class I SAM-dependent methyltransferase has product MSAGPPPGSKEVLRGVTGPASANDRKSLAVERYLLRRLLESLGRMPLRCDLWDGASVSARGVTPVCDLHIADRVALWRLMIDPEYQFPAMYVQGRIGLGDDLERVLQVVQWHRFDLEPNSLRRRLHSAVLRPRSGSPSSARDNIHSHYDLGNDFYRLWLDEKMLYTCAYFPTPETSLEAAQVAKMDLVCRKLQLRPGERVVEAGCGWGALALHMAQHFGVKVRAFNISKSQLEWARERAVEQRLTHLVEFVDGDYREIDGRYDAFVSIGMLEHVGPRHYPELAAVMDRSLHRDGRGLIHTIGTDRPGPLNTWIERHIFPGAYPPSLGEMMPLFGPSGFSVLDVENLRLHYALTLRHWLKRFDSAQETVLKTFGQEFLRAWRFYLAASELAFTTGHLQLFQVLFARKGCNDIPWSRAAVYRDGGF; this is encoded by the coding sequence ATGTCTGCTGGGCCTCCGCCGGGAAGCAAAGAGGTGCTGCGCGGGGTCACCGGGCCGGCGTCAGCGAACGATCGAAAGTCGCTGGCAGTAGAGCGCTACCTGCTCCGCAGGTTGCTTGAATCTCTGGGGCGAATGCCGTTGCGTTGCGACCTGTGGGACGGCGCCAGCGTGAGCGCGCGCGGTGTCACGCCCGTCTGCGACCTGCACATCGCCGATCGTGTTGCACTGTGGCGGCTGATGATCGATCCCGAGTATCAGTTCCCGGCGATGTATGTGCAGGGGCGGATAGGCCTGGGCGATGACCTCGAACGCGTCCTCCAGGTCGTGCAGTGGCACCGGTTCGACCTCGAGCCGAACTCACTGCGCCGCCGCCTGCACTCCGCCGTGCTGCGTCCGCGTTCAGGTTCGCCGTCCAGCGCGCGGGACAATATCCACAGCCACTATGACCTGGGCAACGACTTCTACCGGCTGTGGCTGGACGAGAAGATGCTCTACACCTGTGCCTATTTCCCGACACCCGAGACCTCGTTGGAGGCAGCACAGGTCGCGAAGATGGACCTTGTATGCCGCAAGCTGCAGCTGCGCCCGGGCGAGCGCGTCGTCGAGGCCGGTTGCGGCTGGGGTGCTTTGGCGCTGCACATGGCCCAGCACTTCGGGGTGAAGGTGCGCGCGTTCAACATCTCGAAATCGCAGCTGGAATGGGCCCGTGAGCGTGCAGTCGAACAGCGACTGACCCATCTGGTCGAGTTCGTCGACGGCGACTACCGGGAGATCGACGGACGCTACGACGCCTTCGTATCGATCGGAATGCTCGAACACGTCGGGCCGCGGCACTATCCGGAACTGGCGGCGGTCATGGATCGCAGTCTCCATCGTGACGGCAGAGGGCTGATCCATACGATCGGCACTGATCGACCGGGGCCACTGAACACCTGGATCGAGCGCCATATCTTTCCCGGGGCCTACCCACCTTCGCTCGGCGAGATGATGCCGCTGTTCGGGCCCAGCGGCTTCTCGGTCCTCGATGTCGAGAATCTCCGGTTGCACTATGCCCTGACACTGCGGCACTGGCTGAAGCGTTTCGACAGTGCACAAGAGACGGTTCTGAAGACGTTCGGACAGGAATTCCTGCGCGCATGGCGGTTCTACCTTGCCGCGTCTGAGCTGGCGTTCACCACCGGCCACCTGCAACTGTTCCAGGTGCTGTTCGCGCGCAAGGGCTGCAACGACATCCCCTGGTCACGCGCCGCTGTCTACCGCGACGGCGGCTTCTGA